From the Pseudarthrobacter sp. MM222 genome, one window contains:
- a CDS encoding proline--tRNA ligase — translation MVLRLSKLFLRTLREDPADAEVASHRLLVRAGYIRRAAPGIYTWLPLGLSVLRKVEQVIREEMSAIGAQEVHFPALLPKEPYEATNRWTEYGEGIFRLKDRKGNDYLLAPTHEEMFTLLVKDLYSSYKDLPLSIYQIQNKYRDEARPRAGLLRGREFIMKDSYSFDVDDAGLDASYAAHRGAYLKIFARLGLEVIPVAATAGAMGGSKSEEFLHPTEIGEDTFVRSAGGYAANVEAVTTVVPADIDFSGAPAAEVRDTPDTPTIETLVDAANVLVPRADADGGPWTAADTLKNVVLAVTLPTGERQLVVIGLPGDRGVDLKRVEANIGSFLPIAGEITLEAANDDDLKKQPLIVKGYLGPGMSLDAPLLGTEGAAKLLYLVDPRVVSGSAWVTGANEAGKHVFGLVAGRDFGWDGVIECTDVRAGDEAPDGSGPLETARGIEMGHIFQLGRKYAAALDLKVLDQNGKQVVVTMGSYGVGVTRAVAALAESNHDDRGLVWPRAVAPADVHVVAVGRGEEIFAAAEKLSLELEAAGLDVIYDDRPKVSPGVKFGDAELVGVPTILAVGRGLVDGVVEIKDRRTGDAENIAVEKAVDYVVNAVRNS, via the coding sequence GTGGTCCTTCGACTCTCCAAGCTGTTCCTGCGCACGCTGCGTGAAGATCCCGCCGACGCCGAAGTGGCCAGCCACCGCCTGCTGGTCCGTGCCGGCTACATCCGCCGGGCCGCCCCGGGCATCTACACCTGGCTGCCGCTGGGACTGAGCGTGCTGCGCAAGGTGGAGCAGGTCATCCGCGAGGAAATGTCCGCCATCGGCGCCCAGGAAGTCCACTTTCCGGCGCTGCTGCCCAAGGAGCCCTACGAGGCCACCAACCGCTGGACGGAGTACGGCGAGGGCATCTTCCGGCTCAAGGACCGCAAGGGCAACGACTACCTCCTGGCGCCCACGCACGAGGAGATGTTCACCCTGCTGGTCAAGGACCTGTATTCCTCGTACAAGGACCTGCCCCTGAGCATCTACCAGATCCAGAACAAGTACCGCGACGAGGCACGTCCCCGGGCGGGCCTGCTGCGCGGCCGCGAATTCATCATGAAGGATTCCTACTCCTTCGATGTCGACGACGCCGGGCTGGACGCCAGCTACGCCGCCCACCGCGGCGCCTACCTGAAGATCTTCGCGCGCCTGGGCCTCGAGGTCATTCCGGTTGCCGCCACGGCCGGGGCGATGGGCGGGTCCAAGAGCGAGGAATTCCTGCACCCCACGGAGATCGGCGAGGACACCTTCGTGCGCTCCGCCGGAGGCTACGCCGCCAACGTCGAGGCCGTCACCACGGTAGTCCCCGCAGACATCGACTTCAGCGGCGCCCCCGCCGCCGAAGTCCGGGACACCCCGGACACCCCCACCATCGAGACGCTCGTCGACGCCGCCAACGTCCTCGTTCCGCGCGCAGACGCCGACGGCGGCCCCTGGACCGCCGCCGACACGCTCAAGAACGTCGTCCTCGCCGTCACACTGCCGACCGGTGAACGCCAGCTCGTCGTCATCGGTCTCCCCGGCGACCGCGGCGTGGACCTCAAGCGCGTCGAGGCCAACATCGGGTCCTTCCTGCCGATCGCCGGTGAGATCACGCTGGAGGCCGCCAACGACGACGACCTCAAGAAGCAGCCGCTGATCGTCAAGGGCTACCTCGGCCCCGGCATGTCCCTGGACGCGCCGCTGCTGGGCACGGAGGGCGCCGCAAAGCTGCTCTACCTCGTGGATCCCCGCGTTGTCAGCGGCTCCGCCTGGGTCACCGGCGCCAACGAGGCCGGCAAGCACGTCTTCGGCCTGGTCGCCGGACGCGACTTCGGCTGGGACGGCGTCATCGAGTGCACCGACGTGCGCGCCGGCGACGAGGCTCCCGACGGTTCCGGACCGCTGGAAACCGCCCGCGGCATTGAAATGGGCCACATCTTCCAGCTGGGCCGGAAGTACGCCGCGGCCCTGGACCTCAAGGTCCTGGACCAGAACGGCAAGCAGGTGGTGGTGACCATGGGGTCCTACGGGGTCGGCGTCACCCGCGCCGTCGCCGCCCTGGCCGAATCCAACCACGACGACAGGGGCCTGGTCTGGCCGCGCGCCGTCGCCCCGGCCGATGTCCACGTGGTGGCAGTCGGCCGCGGGGAGGAAATCTTCGCCGCCGCCGAAAAGCTGTCCCTGGAGCTCGAAGCCGCCGGCCTCGACGTCATCTACGATGACCGCCCCAAGGTTTCCCCCGGCGTAAAGTTCGGCGACGCCGAACTCGTCGGCGTCCCCACCATCCTCGCCGTCGGGCGCGGACTCGTGGACGGCGTCGTGGAGATCAAGGACCGCCGGACCGGCGACGCCGAGAACATTGCCGTTGAGAAGGCGGTTGACTACGTGGTCAACGCCGTCCGCAACAGCTGA
- a CDS encoding pyridoxal phosphate-dependent decarboxylase family protein, which produces MSAPEERYRDALDAAARHAHRWLESQETRQVSPRTTAAALAADFGGPLPNEGMPAAAVVDYLAAKAEPGLMAMPSGRFFGWVIGGTLPAALAADWLVSAWDQNTGLRYATPATAAIEEAAGHWLLELLGLPEESDVGFTTGATMANFAGLAAARWRLLTDAGWDLDRDGLSGAPRIHCLVGQERHDTIDLGLRYLGLGRPTVVPADRQGRIDPAELDCALDRAALDGAALDGAGGSGPAPLLVCLQAGNLHSGAFDPFTEAIAVAKAHGAWVHVDGAFGLWATAVPELAGLTAGLQLADSWGTDAHKTLNAPYDCGIAIVRDAQALRSAMGVHTSYLIQDTEGPGDPFEKVPELSRRARGVPVWAALKELGRDGVAAQVRGLVRRAAQLAEQLSAVDGVEVLNDVDYTQVSLAFGDDATTRAVTAQIIADGRVWMSGSRWQDRDILRISVSNWSTDDADVATAVGAVRDAVAAVRGHTG; this is translated from the coding sequence ATGTCAGCACCAGAAGAACGCTACAGGGACGCCTTGGACGCTGCGGCCCGGCATGCGCACCGGTGGCTGGAGAGCCAGGAAACACGCCAGGTCAGCCCACGCACCACCGCGGCCGCATTGGCGGCCGACTTCGGCGGACCGCTGCCCAATGAGGGCATGCCGGCGGCGGCAGTGGTGGACTATCTCGCCGCCAAAGCCGAGCCAGGCCTGATGGCCATGCCCTCCGGACGGTTCTTCGGCTGGGTTATCGGCGGCACCCTCCCGGCGGCCCTCGCCGCGGACTGGCTGGTCAGCGCCTGGGACCAGAACACCGGTCTCCGCTACGCCACTCCCGCGACGGCGGCCATCGAGGAAGCTGCAGGCCATTGGCTGCTTGAGCTCTTGGGGCTCCCGGAAGAGTCCGACGTCGGCTTTACCACGGGCGCCACCATGGCGAATTTTGCCGGCTTGGCGGCGGCCCGCTGGCGGCTGCTGACCGACGCCGGGTGGGATCTGGACCGCGACGGCCTGTCGGGGGCGCCGCGGATCCACTGCCTGGTGGGGCAGGAACGGCACGACACCATCGATCTTGGCCTCCGCTACCTGGGGTTGGGCCGGCCGACGGTCGTGCCTGCCGACCGGCAGGGCCGGATCGACCCAGCGGAACTGGACTGTGCCTTGGACCGCGCGGCCCTGGACGGCGCGGCCCTGGACGGCGCCGGCGGCTCCGGCCCGGCTCCGCTGCTGGTCTGCCTGCAGGCCGGGAACCTGCACTCCGGCGCCTTCGACCCCTTCACCGAGGCGATAGCGGTCGCGAAGGCGCACGGCGCCTGGGTCCACGTGGACGGCGCCTTCGGGCTGTGGGCAACCGCGGTTCCGGAGCTCGCCGGGTTGACTGCCGGGCTGCAGCTCGCCGATTCGTGGGGGACCGACGCGCACAAGACCCTGAATGCCCCGTACGACTGCGGCATCGCGATCGTCCGGGACGCCCAGGCGCTGCGTTCGGCGATGGGAGTGCACACCAGCTACTTGATCCAGGACACGGAGGGTCCCGGAGACCCCTTCGAGAAGGTTCCCGAGTTGTCCCGGCGGGCCCGCGGGGTGCCCGTGTGGGCGGCCCTGAAGGAGCTGGGCCGGGACGGCGTTGCCGCCCAGGTCCGTGGGCTGGTGCGGCGCGCCGCGCAACTGGCCGAGCAACTGTCGGCCGTCGACGGCGTGGAGGTGCTGAACGACGTCGACTACACCCAGGTTTCGCTGGCCTTCGGCGACGACGCCACCACCCGGGCGGTCACGGCACAAATCATTGCTGACGGCCGGGTCTGGATGTCCGGTTCCCGGTGGCAGGACCGGGACATCCTGCGGATCTCGGTGAGCAACTGGAGCACGGACGACGCCGATGTGGCGACCGCCGTCGGCGCCGTCCGGGACGCCGTGGCGGCAGTACGGGGGCACACCGGTTAG
- a CDS encoding GNAT family N-acetyltransferase, whose amino-acid sequence MLSRVAPWLASRKDGAGSGVAVRTLTGSDTQQLLDLAEQDPIANVFILSHLEGAGSAAPTAGGASFLGVFDGVALVGACWAGANLVPVQLDPEFAGLVAMSAHTSGRRYASIFGPAETVLALYSGLEQLGHEAHELRDDQPLMSISGPPAIPANPLLGFGQLADFDKILPACAAMFEEEVGYSPYLGGREYYSRRVKGLIRQGHSLVHLNPDGEVVFKAELGAVTHEVTQVQGVWMNPAFRGLGQSAGYMAAVVDLARTLAPVTSLYVNDFNSRARATYERVGFRQVGTFATVLF is encoded by the coding sequence ATGCTGTCAAGGGTAGCCCCGTGGTTAGCGTCTCGTAAGGACGGCGCCGGTTCCGGCGTCGCCGTCCGGACCCTGACCGGTTCGGACACCCAACAACTGCTGGACCTGGCAGAGCAGGACCCGATCGCCAACGTCTTCATCCTCTCCCACCTGGAGGGCGCCGGCTCGGCGGCTCCCACGGCCGGGGGAGCCAGCTTCCTCGGCGTGTTTGATGGCGTTGCCCTTGTGGGGGCCTGTTGGGCCGGGGCGAACCTGGTGCCGGTGCAGCTCGACCCGGAATTCGCCGGCCTCGTGGCGATGTCCGCGCACACCTCCGGGCGCCGCTACGCGTCCATCTTTGGTCCGGCCGAGACGGTCCTGGCCCTCTATTCCGGTCTGGAGCAGCTGGGCCACGAGGCCCACGAACTCCGGGATGACCAGCCGCTGATGTCCATCTCCGGGCCACCCGCCATCCCGGCAAACCCGCTCTTGGGATTCGGCCAGCTCGCGGACTTTGACAAGATCCTGCCCGCCTGCGCGGCGATGTTCGAGGAAGAAGTGGGCTACTCGCCCTATCTTGGCGGACGGGAGTATTACAGCCGCAGGGTGAAGGGCCTGATCCGCCAGGGACATTCGCTGGTCCACCTGAACCCGGACGGCGAGGTGGTCTTCAAGGCCGAACTGGGCGCGGTCACCCACGAGGTGACGCAGGTCCAGGGGGTCTGGATGAATCCGGCATTCCGGGGACTTGGCCAGAGCGCCGGCTACATGGCCGCCGTCGTCGACCTTGCCCGGACGCTCGCCCCGGTCACCAGCCTCTACGTCAACGACTTCAACTCCCGCGCCCGCGCCACCTACGAGCGGGTGGGGTTCCGCCAAGTGGGAACCTTCGCGACTGTCCTCTTCTAG
- a CDS encoding sulfite exporter TauE/SafE family protein: MISGLESIELSTLILIVVAGFAAGWVDAVVGGGGLIQLPAMLLVPGISPVQALATNKMGSIFGTATSAATFYRRVRPDLRTALPMAAIALAGSFGGAVLAATLPASVFKPIIVAALVAVALFTAFRPSVGELTKLRHDGHRHYVVACLIGGVIGFYDGLIGPGTGSFLIIALVSAMGYAFLEASAKAKIVNMATNAGALLFFLPHGSLLWGLGLVLGMANMAGGYLGARTAVRQGSKFIRIVFLVVVAALILKLGSDIWQESFA; the protein is encoded by the coding sequence GTGATCTCGGGACTCGAGTCGATCGAGCTCAGCACCCTCATCCTGATCGTGGTGGCCGGCTTCGCCGCGGGTTGGGTGGACGCCGTCGTGGGCGGCGGCGGCCTGATCCAGCTCCCGGCCATGCTGCTGGTCCCGGGCATCAGCCCCGTGCAGGCACTGGCCACCAACAAGATGGGGTCGATTTTCGGCACCGCGACGAGTGCCGCAACGTTCTACCGACGCGTCCGGCCGGACCTGCGCACCGCCCTGCCCATGGCGGCGATCGCGCTGGCCGGGAGCTTCGGCGGGGCGGTGCTCGCGGCCACGCTCCCGGCGAGCGTCTTCAAACCGATCATCGTCGCCGCGCTCGTCGCCGTCGCGTTGTTCACCGCGTTCCGCCCGAGCGTGGGGGAGTTGACCAAGCTGCGCCATGACGGCCACCGGCACTACGTGGTGGCCTGCCTGATCGGGGGAGTGATCGGCTTCTATGACGGACTGATCGGCCCGGGAACCGGCTCGTTCCTCATCATCGCGCTCGTGTCGGCGATGGGCTATGCCTTCCTGGAAGCCAGCGCCAAAGCCAAGATCGTGAACATGGCCACCAACGCGGGCGCCCTGCTGTTCTTCCTGCCGCACGGCTCGCTGCTGTGGGGGCTCGGTCTGGTGCTGGGCATGGCCAACATGGCCGGTGGCTACCTTGGTGCCCGGACGGCGGTCAGGCAGGGGAGCAAGTTCATCCGGATCGTGTTCCTCGTGGTCGTGGCGGCGCTTATCCTCAAGCTCGGGTCCGACATCTGGCAGGAATCCTTCGCCTGA